A stretch of the Polaribacter pacificus genome encodes the following:
- a CDS encoding ABC transporter permease, giving the protein MKIKHITEISIALMVARWKQTLVAAIGVAFSIALFISLLGFMEGLNQLLDGLVLNRTPHVRLYNDILPSKQQPIDLSERYQNYHNFINSVKPINARKEIYNAQPIINKLQKDDRIVGIAPKITTQVFYNLGNIDLNGIINGIDVYQEAKLFAFSDYITAGNYHELETVSNSIILGQDAAEIMNAKIGEVITVTSTQGEQFSLKVIAFFQSGMSEIDKVQSFTSLTTARKIMGEDSNYISDIQIKLKDLNNAPAIALEYEKLFKLDAEDIQTANAQFETGSSVRSIISYAVGITLLIVSGFGIYNILNMLIYEKMDTIAILKAIGYAGSDIKKIFISISLSIGVSGALTGVLFGFLISVIIDAIPFNTPSLPTVDTYPINYGLQYYSIAVVFAMVTTYLAGWMPARKASKVDPVIIIRGK; this is encoded by the coding sequence ATGAAAATTAAACACATTACAGAAATTTCTATTGCACTAATGGTTGCCAGGTGGAAACAAACCCTTGTTGCTGCAATAGGAGTTGCATTTAGTATTGCTTTGTTTATCTCCCTTCTTGGGTTTATGGAAGGTTTAAATCAATTGCTTGATGGTCTGGTTTTAAACAGAACTCCTCATGTTCGCCTGTATAATGATATTTTACCATCTAAGCAGCAACCCATTGATTTAAGTGAACGATATCAAAACTATCATAATTTTATAAATTCAGTAAAACCGATTAATGCCCGGAAAGAAATATACAATGCTCAACCAATTATAAACAAGCTTCAAAAGGATGATCGAATTGTGGGTATAGCTCCTAAAATAACCACTCAAGTCTTCTATAATCTTGGTAATATAGATTTAAACGGTATTATTAATGGGATTGATGTTTATCAAGAGGCAAAATTATTTGCATTTAGTGATTATATAACCGCAGGTAATTATCACGAGCTAGAAACGGTTTCTAATAGTATTATTTTAGGACAAGATGCCGCTGAAATAATGAATGCAAAAATTGGAGAAGTTATCACGGTAACTTCTACTCAAGGAGAGCAATTTTCTTTAAAAGTAATTGCTTTTTTTCAATCGGGAATGTCAGAAATTGATAAGGTTCAGAGTTTTACTAGTTTAACTACTGCTAGAAAAATAATGGGAGAGGACAGCAATTATATTAGCGATATTCAAATAAAACTTAAAGATCTAAACAATGCACCAGCTATTGCTTTAGAGTATGAAAAACTATTTAAACTTGATGCAGAAGACATTCAAACGGCCAATGCTCAATTTGAAACTGGAAGCAGCGTTCGTTCTATTATTTCTTATGCCGTTGGAATTACTTTGCTCATTGTTTCTGGCTTTGGTATTTACAATATTCTTAATATGTTAATCTATGAAAAAATGGATACGATTGCCATTTTAAAGGCTATTGGGTATGCTGGGAGTGACATCAAGAAAATTTTTATATCGATTTCTTTAAGCATTGGGGTTTCTGGGGCATTAACAGGCGTCCTTTTCGGGTTTTTAATATCTGTCATTATAGATGCTATTCCATTTAATACGCCTTCATTGCCCACTGTTGATACCTATCCAATTAATTATGGCTTGCAATATTATTCTATAGCCGTTGTTTTTGCCATGGTAACAACGTATTTAGCAGGCTGGATGCCTGCAAGAAAGGCTAGTAAAGTTGATCCAGTAATTATAATAAGAGGAAAGTAA
- a CDS encoding potassium/proton antiporter gives MNLTIENILLVGSLLLFISIVVGKTSYRFGVPTLILFLTIGMLAGSEGIAGIRFNDPKIAQFIGIVSLNFILFSGGLDTNWKSVKPILKEGIMLSTVGVLLTAVTLGTFVWFVTDFTIFESLLLGSIVSSTDAAAVFSILRSKNLALKNNLRPTLELESGSNDPMAYVLTISFLTLVINQDQNYVTIILMFLQQMVLGGIAGFTFGKISKMTINKIKLGFEGLYPVLVIALMFITFSATDFIGGNGFLSIYICAVYLGNQDLIHKSTILKMFDGIAWLMQIVLFLTLGLLVFPSEIIPYMGIGLLISVFLILVARPISVFISLLFFKMKLRRKFYISWVGLRGAVPIVFATYPLLAGIEKANMIFNIVFFISVTSVLIQGTTLSIFAKWLNVALPDEVKPIAENDRYILNLPKSAMKEVSIPPNSFAVSKRIIDLHFPKSAFIIMIKRDGKFVRPGGSTIIEADDILVVLLDNEDSLAEVNEVLEQTSMI, from the coding sequence ATGAATTTAACCATCGAAAACATACTCTTAGTTGGATCCCTATTGCTTTTTATAAGCATCGTTGTAGGGAAGACTTCGTATAGATTTGGGGTTCCAACTTTAATTCTTTTCTTAACAATAGGAATGCTTGCAGGCTCTGAAGGGATTGCAGGAATTCGCTTTAATGATCCAAAAATTGCTCAATTTATAGGAATTGTTTCTCTAAACTTTATCTTATTTTCTGGGGGGCTTGATACCAACTGGAAATCTGTAAAGCCTATTTTAAAAGAAGGAATTATGCTCTCTACGGTAGGGGTGTTATTAACCGCCGTTACACTGGGTACTTTTGTTTGGTTTGTAACCGATTTCACCATCTTTGAAAGCTTATTGCTTGGGTCTATTGTATCCTCAACAGATGCAGCGGCTGTATTTTCTATTTTGCGATCTAAAAACCTAGCGTTAAAAAATAATTTAAGACCAACCTTAGAGTTAGAAAGCGGGAGTAATGACCCAATGGCTTATGTGTTAACCATTTCTTTTTTAACCTTGGTCATTAATCAAGATCAAAATTATGTAACGATCATTTTAATGTTTCTTCAACAGATGGTTTTGGGAGGTATCGCAGGATTTACATTTGGTAAAATAAGCAAGATGACCATCAATAAAATTAAACTTGGGTTTGAAGGTCTTTATCCAGTTTTAGTGATTGCATTGATGTTTATTACCTTTTCTGCCACTGACTTTATTGGTGGTAATGGATTTCTATCAATCTATATTTGTGCCGTATACCTCGGAAATCAAGATTTGATACACAAATCAACCATTTTAAAAATGTTTGATGGAATTGCCTGGCTAATGCAAATAGTACTCTTCCTTACTTTAGGACTGCTTGTGTTTCCATCTGAGATTATACCCTATATGGGGATTGGATTACTAATTTCTGTTTTCTTAATTTTAGTAGCTAGACCAATTAGTGTTTTTATTAGTTTGCTCTTTTTTAAAATGAAGTTGAGACGAAAATTCTATATTTCATGGGTAGGATTAAGAGGTGCTGTACCAATTGTATTTGCAACCTATCCACTTTTAGCTGGTATAGAAAAAGCAAATATGATTTTTAATATTGTTTTCTTTATTTCTGTTACTTCTGTTTTGATTCAAGGAACTACTTTGTCCATTTTTGCTAAATGGTTAAATGTCGCACTGCCAGATGAAGTAAAGCCAATTGCCGAAAATGATCGCTATATTCTGAATTTGCCAAAATCAGCAATGAAAGAAGTTTCAATACCTCCAAATAGTTTTGCTGTAAGTAAGCGAATTATTGATTTGCATTTTCCAAAATCAGCATTTATTATCATGATCAAAAGAGACGGTAAATTTGTTCGACCAGGCGGATCTACTATTATTGAAGCAGATGATATATTGGTGGTGCTATTAGATAATGAGGATAGTTTAGCCGAAGTTAATGAGGTTTTAGAACAAACTTCAATGATCTAG
- a CDS encoding efflux RND transporter periplasmic adaptor subunit translates to MLRSPFFMLFVLYFLIVSCTNTTQTTTPEVKNITESVYASGFIKSKNQYKVYGIGSGIVKKVFVTEGMRVKKGDPIFQMDDENLKIATKNAQLTSIANDYKTNTAKLTDAKKAVELANRKLLNDSLQYQRQKNLWNNKIGSRVEFEQKELAYENSKIELHRLSTNYEDLKRQLKLVSEQSKNNLEIAKLKEDDYIIRSQVDGVVYKLNKEEGELINMQEPSAIIGTDMFLIELSIDELDIVKVKKGQTIIIRMDSYSSEVFEAQIIAINPMMNSRTRSFQADAIFTKSPKTLFPNLTVEANIIINTKQAVLTIPRNYLINDSFVALKGGKLQKIETGLMDYDLVEIKSGIDKNTVIELQQ, encoded by the coding sequence AAAAACATAACAGAAAGTGTTTATGCTTCTGGATTTATTAAAAGTAAAAATCAATATAAAGTCTATGGTATTGGCAGCGGTATTGTAAAAAAAGTCTTTGTAACAGAAGGGATGCGAGTAAAAAAAGGAGATCCTATTTTTCAAATGGATGATGAAAATTTAAAAATAGCCACGAAAAACGCCCAACTAACCTCCATAGCGAACGATTACAAAACAAACACAGCTAAGCTAACTGATGCAAAGAAAGCTGTAGAATTAGCTAATAGAAAGCTTCTAAATGATTCTTTACAATATCAACGACAAAAAAACTTGTGGAATAATAAAATTGGCAGTCGGGTAGAATTTGAACAAAAAGAATTGGCTTATGAAAATTCAAAAATAGAATTACACAGATTAAGCACAAATTATGAAGATCTTAAACGTCAACTTAAACTCGTTTCAGAACAAAGCAAAAACAATTTGGAGATTGCTAAGTTAAAAGAAGATGATTATATTATTAGAAGCCAAGTAGATGGCGTGGTTTATAAGCTAAATAAAGAAGAAGGAGAGCTAATTAATATGCAAGAACCCTCTGCTATTATTGGCACCGATATGTTTTTGATTGAATTAAGTATTGATGAGCTTGATATTGTTAAGGTTAAAAAAGGTCAAACAATAATTATCCGCATGGATAGCTATAGCTCTGAAGTTTTTGAAGCTCAGATTATAGCAATTAACCCAATGATGAATAGTAGGACCCGCTCTTTTCAAGCAGATGCAATATTTACAAAGAGTCCAAAAACACTTTTCCCTAACCTGACTGTCGAAGCAAATATTATAATTAACACCAAGCAAGCTGTGTTAACGATTCCTAGAAACTACCTGATTAATGATTCTTTTGTAGCGCTAAAAGGAGGGAAGCTTCAAAAAATAGAAACTGGACTTATGGATTATGATTTGGTAGAGATTAAGAGCGGTATAGATAAAAACACCGTTATTGAATTACAACAATAA
- a CDS encoding ABC transporter ATP-binding protein: protein MEDKTVLEARSIYKSFKDPVKIDVLKNVSFSLQRGDYASIIGRSGSGKSTLLYILSTMDTDFTGELLIDGVNLSQKSEKELAVLRNEKIGFVFQFHYLLNEFSVLKNVMLPGFKLDKISEEELESNAYKYLKALGIEKLALKKANQLSGGEKQRVAIARAMINDPLIIMCDEPTGNLDSKNADIVFNIFKELTETYNKTLLVVTHDLIFAEKTGRVIELDDGKIVRV from the coding sequence ATGGAAGACAAAACAGTACTAGAAGCTCGCTCAATTTATAAATCATTCAAAGATCCAGTAAAGATTGATGTATTAAAGAATGTATCATTTAGTCTTCAACGAGGTGATTATGCATCAATTATAGGTAGATCTGGTAGCGGAAAGTCTACTTTGTTGTACATTTTATCAACCATGGATACAGATTTTACGGGAGAACTGTTGATAGATGGGGTAAACCTAAGTCAGAAATCAGAAAAAGAATTAGCGGTTTTACGAAATGAGAAAATTGGCTTTGTTTTTCAGTTTCATTATTTGCTCAATGAGTTTAGTGTTTTAAAGAATGTCATGTTGCCCGGTTTTAAGCTAGATAAAATTAGCGAGGAAGAACTAGAAAGTAATGCATACAAATATTTAAAAGCCTTAGGAATAGAGAAATTAGCCCTTAAAAAAGCCAATCAATTATCTGGAGGTGAAAAACAACGTGTAGCAATTGCTAGAGCCATGATCAATGATCCATTGATTATTATGTGTGATGAACCTACGGGAAACCTAGATAGCAAAAATGCAGATATTGTATTTAATATATTTAAGGAACTTACAGAGACTTATAATAAAACCTTATTAGTAGTAACTCATGATCTAATTTTTGCAGAAAAAACTGGTCGGGTTATTGAGCTTGATGACGGTAAAATTGTTCGCGTTTAA